One Rhizobium rhododendri DNA segment encodes these proteins:
- a CDS encoding DEAD/DEAH box helicase, whose amino-acid sequence MTEFEGIVPPIAQALTKRGYEALTPVQKAMLDPKLGNSDVLVSAQTGSGKTVAFGLALATTLLGKGERFGQAGRPLALAIAPTRELALQVQRELEWLFELTGATIASCVGGMDMRTERRTLDRGVHIVIGTPGRLCDHIRRNSLDISELQAVVLDEADEMLDLGFREDLEFILENSPAERRTLMFSATVPRSIAALAKSYQRDAVRISTAAETKQHVDIEYRALTVAGSDRENAIINVLRFYEAPNAIVFCSTRAAVNHLTARFNNRGFSVVALSGELSQSERTHALQAMRDGRARVCIATDVAARGIDLPGLDLVIHADLPTNPETLLHRSGRTGRAGRQGVSAMIVPTSGRRKAERLLEAARINATWAKPPSADDVTRRDDERLLADPLFTEAVREDEIDFVKKLLEQHSAEQVAAAFLRQYRSAHSAPEDLLDVAVPDDRKKPRRDEFSAPRDDHPAETRADFTDGKWVSLSVGRKQSAEPRWLIPMICRYGDLTKRDIGAIRMQPDETFVEFSGEAAERFLAAIGPNKTLEKGIRVKALDSAPETGRQSHDGPKRSFAEKNNRPRTDAKPAAKFERRSEGAPAAPVEKKPWSRKPDFARDGARPAGGKPKFKKTT is encoded by the coding sequence ATGACTGAATTCGAAGGCATCGTTCCTCCGATTGCGCAGGCGTTGACCAAACGCGGTTACGAAGCGCTCACCCCCGTGCAAAAGGCGATGCTTGATCCCAAGCTCGGCAATTCGGACGTTCTCGTTTCCGCGCAGACCGGCTCGGGCAAGACCGTGGCATTTGGCCTCGCTCTTGCCACGACGTTGCTTGGCAAGGGTGAACGCTTCGGCCAGGCTGGTCGTCCACTGGCGCTGGCGATCGCTCCGACCCGCGAATTGGCTCTGCAGGTGCAGCGCGAACTCGAATGGCTGTTCGAGCTGACCGGTGCCACGATTGCTTCCTGCGTCGGCGGTATGGATATGCGAACAGAACGACGTACGCTCGATCGTGGCGTTCATATCGTCATTGGTACACCTGGCCGCCTTTGCGACCATATTCGCCGTAACTCGCTGGACATTTCCGAGCTGCAGGCCGTTGTCCTCGACGAGGCCGATGAAATGCTCGATCTCGGCTTTCGTGAAGATCTGGAGTTTATCCTCGAGAACTCGCCAGCCGAGCGGCGCACGCTGATGTTTTCGGCCACCGTGCCGCGCTCGATCGCGGCGCTTGCCAAAAGCTACCAGCGTGATGCAGTGCGTATCAGCACCGCCGCTGAGACGAAGCAGCATGTCGATATCGAGTATCGCGCCCTGACCGTCGCCGGAAGCGACCGCGAAAATGCGATCATCAATGTCCTGCGCTTCTACGAGGCGCCGAATGCCATCGTATTTTGCTCGACGCGCGCAGCCGTCAACCATTTGACAGCCCGTTTCAACAACCGTGGTTTCTCGGTCGTTGCCCTTTCCGGCGAACTCAGCCAGAGCGAGCGCACTCACGCGCTGCAGGCTATGCGTGACGGGCGCGCCCGCGTTTGTATCGCCACCGACGTCGCCGCTCGTGGTATCGATTTGCCCGGTCTCGACCTCGTCATCCATGCGGATCTGCCGACCAATCCGGAAACGCTGCTGCACCGCAGCGGTCGCACAGGCCGTGCCGGTCGCCAGGGCGTTAGCGCCATGATCGTGCCCACCAGCGGTCGTCGCAAGGCGGAGCGTCTGCTCGAGGCTGCGCGTATTAATGCGACATGGGCAAAGCCACCGTCGGCCGACGATGTTACGCGCCGTGACGATGAACGTTTGCTCGCCGATCCCTTGTTCACCGAAGCCGTTCGCGAAGACGAGATTGATTTCGTCAAGAAGCTGCTGGAGCAGCACAGCGCCGAGCAGGTGGCTGCTGCGTTCCTGCGCCAATATCGCTCTGCACACTCCGCGCCTGAAGATCTACTCGATGTTGCGGTCCCTGACGACCGCAAGAAGCCACGCCGCGATGAGTTTTCTGCGCCCCGTGACGACCATCCTGCCGAGACGCGCGCCGACTTCACCGATGGCAAATGGGTTTCGCTATCGGTTGGGCGCAAGCAGAGTGCAGAACCACGCTGGTTGATTCCGATGATCTGCCGTTACGGCGACCTGACGAAGCGCGATATCGGCGCGATCAGGATGCAGCCTGACGAAACGTTCGTGGAGTTTTCGGGCGAGGCGGCAGAGCGTTTCCTTGCTGCGATCGGACCGAACAAGACACTGGAGAAGGGTATCCGCGTCAAGGCTCTCGACAGTGCGCCTGAAACCGGACGCCAAAGCCACGATGGTCCGAAGCGCAGTTTTGCGGAAAAGAACAACCGTCCGCGGACGGACGCCAAGCCTGCAGCGAAGTTCGAGCGCAGGTCCGAAGGCGCACCGGCAGCACCGGTTGAAAAGAAGCCTTGGAGCAGGAAGCCTGATTTTGCACGCGATGGCGCGAGGCCAGCTGGCGGTAAGCCAAAGTTCAAGAAAACCACGTAA
- a CDS encoding cold-shock protein: MASGTVKWFNSTKGFGFIEPDNGGADVFVHISAVERSGLGTLKDGQKVSFEIVQDKRSGKSSAEQLQAL; encoded by the coding sequence ATGGCTTCCGGCACTGTGAAATGGTTTAACAGCACCAAGGGTTTTGGCTTCATCGAGCCTGACAACGGCGGCGCAGACGTCTTCGTGCACATTAGCGCTGTCGAGCGCTCGGGCCTCGGAACATTGAAGGATGGCCAGAAGGTCAGCTTCGAAATCGTCCAGGACAAGCGGTCCGGGAAATCTTCTGCCGAACAGCTTCAAGCCCTCTAA
- a CDS encoding IS66 family transposase, whose protein sequence is MKKRLPSPEHADTLSLNALRGLVTGLLERSLQAEARLEKLEVDNIQLREENAALRLENTRLKLENQLLRDEIARLKNLPPRPPFRSSGMEKATDAKPGDISAHKKKPRGPKLDVKRVSRQEVLRVDAPVGSRFKGYRSIYVRDLVMKAELVHYRRECWLTPDGKTILASLPAGITAGYGLNLRRLCLMLHTQGQVTTGRLTTLLNDIGLDISKRQVVRLVTGQLDGFAAEDTAVLHAGLVSSSYVTVDDTGARHCHNNGYATHIGGPNFSVFRTTKSKSRLNFLSLLRGSYQDYVLNDAAFEYLEERRGGSPLTAGLRSFEPQHFSNQVPFMTHLAGKGVDIFDTQAVGLLAEAGLWGAIRHHGLVGDMVIVSDDAGQFRVGNHALCWVHAERLVQKLMPATAKEERWATVVRDLIWRYYKALKAYKQNPTPASAPAFRRRFDRIFTLRTGYEALDKLLERLHRRKNELLKVLDYPDIPLHTNASESALRTIVTKRKISGGTMSRDGRIARDTMLGLMQTCRKLGISFYDYLGDRLGIGGEAIPQLAGLVAARA, encoded by the coding sequence ATGAAGAAACGGCTCCCCTCCCCCGAGCATGCCGACACGCTTTCGCTGAATGCGTTGCGCGGGCTTGTGACGGGTCTGCTGGAGCGGTCGCTGCAAGCGGAAGCCCGGCTCGAGAAGCTTGAAGTCGACAACATCCAGCTTCGCGAAGAGAACGCCGCCCTTCGCCTGGAGAACACCCGGCTGAAACTCGAGAACCAGCTGCTGCGCGACGAGATCGCCCGGCTGAAGAACCTGCCACCCCGGCCGCCGTTTCGCTCCTCCGGCATGGAGAAGGCAACGGATGCCAAACCCGGCGACATATCGGCGCATAAGAAAAAGCCCCGTGGCCCGAAGCTGGATGTGAAGCGGGTGAGCCGGCAGGAAGTCCTGCGCGTCGATGCTCCCGTCGGGTCGCGCTTCAAGGGATACAGAAGCATCTATGTTCGCGATCTGGTGATGAAGGCGGAGCTTGTGCATTACCGCCGCGAATGCTGGCTGACGCCGGACGGAAAGACAATTCTTGCGTCCTTGCCGGCGGGGATCACTGCTGGCTACGGCCTCAACCTCAGGCGTCTTTGTCTGATGCTCCATACACAAGGGCAGGTGACGACCGGACGCCTCACGACATTGCTGAACGATATCGGTCTCGATATCTCAAAGCGCCAGGTGGTGCGACTTGTGACCGGGCAACTGGATGGCTTTGCAGCCGAGGATACGGCGGTGCTGCATGCCGGGTTGGTATCGTCGTCTTACGTCACTGTTGACGACACCGGCGCCCGTCATTGCCATAATAACGGTTACGCCACACACATCGGCGGCCCGAACTTTAGCGTTTTCCGCACGACGAAATCGAAATCACGGCTGAATTTTCTGTCGCTGCTACGCGGCAGTTACCAGGATTATGTGTTGAACGACGCTGCTTTTGAATACTTGGAAGAACGCCGTGGTGGGTCACCGTTGACCGCCGGACTGAGGAGTTTTGAACCGCAACACTTCAGCAACCAGGTTCCGTTCATGACGCATCTGGCTGGCAAGGGCGTCGACATTTTTGATACGCAAGCCGTTGGCCTGCTTGCCGAAGCCGGGCTCTGGGGTGCCATCCGCCATCATGGTTTGGTGGGTGACATGGTGATCGTGTCCGACGATGCCGGCCAGTTCCGCGTCGGCAATCATGCCCTCTGTTGGGTGCATGCAGAACGTCTGGTGCAAAAGTTGATGCCGGCAACCGCAAAGGAGGAGCGATGGGCCACAGTCGTCCGCGATCTCATCTGGCGATACTACAAAGCTTTGAAAGCCTACAAGCAGAACCCTACCCCAGCATCCGCTCCCGCATTCCGACGACGGTTCGATCGGATCTTCACTCTACGCACCGGTTATGAGGCCCTCGACAAGCTTCTTGAGCGGCTGCATCGAAGAAAGAACGAACTCCTGAAGGTGCTCGACTATCCCGACATTCCGCTGCACACCAACGCATCGGAAAGCGCCCTGCGGACGATTGTGACCAAGCGGAAGATCTCTGGCGGCACGATGAGCCGAGACGGTCGCATTGCACGCGATACAATGCTCGGTCTGATGCAGACGTGCCGGAAGCTCGGCATCTCATTTTACGACTATCTTGGCGACCGGCTCGGCATTGGTGGCGAGGCCATCCCGCAATTAGCAGGCCTTGTCGCGGCGAGAGCCTGA
- a CDS encoding histidine kinase dimerization/phosphoacceptor domain -containing protein, with product MEQRDDWHLTDRLNYAHGRGDPFAAAVRATRMPMVITDPSQPDNPIVFCNEAFQALTGYAQHEVLGRNCRFLQGPETDRSAVSKIRAAIAGGESVSVELLNYRKDGSTFWNALYLSPVRNDLGEIQFFFASQLDVTKHVAFSRTVLEQAALVEKEVERRTAELEAALEAKTVLLHEVDHRVKNNLTMIGSLLRLQARTIGDPVITSKLEAMMERIDALATVHRTLYQSGDVTKFDIGEFATKLAEDVIGSSGRGDIVLKCDVDPILVPAGKASSLGLVLNEILTNAIKHGLRDGRAGTIAVTGRSEGSRATITVEDDGIGMPSEPPTGLGRTLINRLARQTDATVDWSTLSAGTRVTLSLQNGN from the coding sequence GTGGAGCAGCGCGACGACTGGCACCTGACCGACAGACTCAACTACGCGCATGGCAGGGGAGACCCCTTCGCCGCAGCAGTGCGCGCGACTAGAATGCCGATGGTCATCACCGACCCGTCTCAGCCCGACAACCCGATCGTCTTTTGCAACGAGGCGTTCCAGGCACTGACCGGCTACGCGCAGCACGAAGTGCTAGGTCGGAACTGCCGTTTCCTCCAGGGTCCTGAGACAGACCGTTCTGCGGTTTCAAAGATTCGTGCTGCAATCGCCGGCGGAGAAAGCGTCTCCGTCGAATTGCTTAATTATCGAAAAGATGGATCGACATTCTGGAACGCTCTGTATCTCAGCCCCGTGCGCAACGATCTCGGCGAAATCCAGTTTTTCTTTGCCTCGCAGCTCGATGTGACGAAGCACGTGGCTTTCAGCAGGACGGTCCTCGAACAGGCGGCTTTGGTAGAAAAGGAAGTCGAGCGACGGACTGCTGAACTCGAAGCGGCTCTCGAGGCAAAGACGGTGTTGCTTCACGAAGTAGATCACCGCGTCAAGAACAACCTGACGATGATTGGCTCATTGCTGAGGCTTCAGGCGCGGACGATCGGCGACCCGGTCATTACGTCGAAGCTGGAAGCGATGATGGAGCGGATCGATGCCCTGGCGACGGTGCACCGTACCCTGTACCAGTCCGGCGACGTGACAAAGTTCGACATCGGCGAATTCGCCACGAAACTGGCGGAGGATGTCATCGGGTCGAGCGGGAGAGGGGACATTGTGCTGAAATGCGATGTGGACCCCATTCTCGTGCCGGCCGGCAAGGCATCCTCCCTCGGCCTGGTTCTGAACGAGATTCTCACCAACGCCATCAAGCACGGCCTTCGCGATGGCCGGGCAGGGACGATTGCGGTTACCGGCCGCTCCGAGGGAAGCAGGGCGACGATTACTGTCGAAGACGACGGCATCGGCATGCCGAGCGAACCGCCGACAGGTTTGGGTCGTACCCTTATTAACAGACTTGCCAGACAGACGGACGCGACGGTCGACTGGTCGACGCTATCGGCCGGCACGCGCGTGACGCTGTCTCTGCAGAACGGGAATTAA
- a CDS encoding response regulator has protein sequence MERPKPPLSVLIVEDEALLAMDVGMMVEDAGHTVIGEAASLYEVEELEPPKAPDIAFVDMQLARNTTGLDVCAHIQKRWSHTIIIFVTANPNKIPDDFAGAHGVIPKPFSRHGFMNALWYLQESVCRPPPNAALPGSFLASPHLASTW, from the coding sequence ATGGAACGCCCCAAGCCGCCCTTGAGTGTCCTGATCGTCGAAGACGAGGCCCTCCTTGCCATGGATGTGGGAATGATGGTCGAGGATGCTGGGCATACCGTCATAGGCGAGGCGGCATCGCTCTACGAGGTGGAGGAACTGGAGCCCCCTAAGGCCCCAGACATTGCCTTCGTCGACATGCAACTCGCCCGCAACACGACAGGGCTGGATGTGTGCGCGCATATCCAGAAGCGCTGGTCCCACACGATCATCATTTTTGTGACGGCGAATCCCAACAAGATACCGGACGATTTCGCGGGAGCCCATGGTGTCATCCCGAAGCCATTCTCCCGTCACGGCTTTATGAACGCTCTGTGGTATCTCCAGGAAAGCGTCTGCAGACCGCCGCCCAATGCCGCCCTTCCGGGCAGCTTCCTTGCGTCTCCCCACCTTGCTTCAACGTGGTGA
- a CDS encoding Crp/Fnr family transcriptional regulator, translated as MTSPSTANMLNRLINHLDSRDRELLVPHLIPVTLPRLLVMAEPHVPADYSYFPETGIGSIIGISPAGSEVEVAIFGREGMSPPNSLFEDTQAPFKVFMQVEGHGHSIKNEILFDLLAESRSLRRTLSRYAQTLFVQTAYTSLSNATHSVEKRLSRWLLMVHDRSEGAALPLTHDFLSSMMNVRRQSVTDSLHVLEGEHFISNTRGLVTIRDRDGLQAFAGDAYGVAEAEFERLIGSMR; from the coding sequence ATGACATCACCAAGCACGGCAAACATGCTCAACCGCCTGATAAATCATCTGGACAGTCGAGATAGGGAATTGCTGGTTCCGCACCTGATACCGGTCACGCTGCCGCGACTTCTGGTGATGGCCGAGCCGCATGTCCCGGCCGATTACAGCTATTTTCCGGAAACGGGCATCGGGTCGATCATAGGTATTTCGCCGGCTGGCAGCGAAGTCGAAGTTGCCATTTTCGGTCGCGAGGGCATGTCACCGCCGAACAGCCTGTTCGAAGACACCCAAGCGCCGTTCAAGGTGTTCATGCAAGTGGAAGGCCACGGGCACAGCATCAAAAACGAAATCCTGTTTGACCTGTTGGCAGAGAGCCGCTCTCTCCGACGAACTCTCAGCCGCTATGCCCAGACGTTGTTCGTCCAGACAGCCTATACGTCGCTTTCCAATGCCACTCACTCTGTCGAGAAGCGGCTTTCGCGCTGGCTGCTGATGGTCCATGACAGGTCAGAGGGAGCTGCCTTGCCCCTGACGCACGACTTCCTGTCTTCCATGATGAACGTCAGACGCCAGAGCGTAACGGACTCGCTGCACGTGCTTGAAGGCGAGCATTTCATTTCGAACACGCGCGGCTTGGTCACAATCAGAGACCGGGATGGGCTGCAGGCTTTCGCGGGCGATGCGTATGGAGTTGCCGAAGCGGAATTCGAGCGGCTTATCGGAAGCATGAGATAG
- a CDS encoding DUF6894 family protein — translation MARFYFHIREGDIVIEDPDGSELPDLHAAELEAALSARALVVERILAGKCIGDRILEVADGTGRVLATVSLRSSVGI, via the coding sequence ATGGCGAGATTTTACTTTCATATCCGGGAAGGCGACATAGTGATCGAGGATCCGGATGGCTCCGAGCTACCGGATCTGCATGCAGCAGAACTGGAGGCTGCACTTTCAGCGCGTGCCCTTGTCGTCGAGCGCATTCTGGCCGGCAAATGCATTGGCGACAGAATTCTGGAAGTGGCGGACGGCACCGGCCGGGTCCTCGCAACCGTCAGTCTCCGGTCATCCGTCGGCATTTAG
- a CDS encoding DUF3597 domain-containing protein: MSIFDRIKNAIFGQAQAAGTTQASTASTTAAATPVSNPAPGAATPAPSAPSASIPAQSVDVAPILDAAVQKSGQRLDWKHSIVDLMKALGMDASLEERKELAAELHYQGDVHDSAKMNTFLHKALLQKLSENGGKVPPELLD; encoded by the coding sequence ATGAGCATTTTCGACCGCATCAAGAACGCCATTTTCGGCCAGGCGCAGGCTGCAGGCACAACACAGGCATCGACTGCCAGCACGACCGCGGCGGCAACCCCGGTTTCAAATCCCGCCCCCGGCGCCGCCACACCGGCACCATCCGCGCCATCGGCATCCATCCCCGCACAGTCCGTTGACGTCGCCCCGATCCTCGATGCCGCTGTTCAGAAGTCCGGCCAGAGGCTCGACTGGAAACACTCCATCGTCGACCTCATGAAGGCACTCGGCATGGACGCCAGCCTTGAAGAACGCAAGGAGCTCGCAGCTGAACTCCATTACCAGGGAGACGTTCACGACAGCGCCAAGATGAATACTTTCTTGCACAAGGCTTTGCTGCAGAAACTGTCTGAGAATGGCGGCAAGGTCCCACCCGAACTGCTCGACTAA
- a CDS encoding AraC family transcriptional regulator: protein MQPDLELVHIRKGESFAAWKHGYPFRTVRWHYHPEYEIHLVVATSGQFYIGDHIGRFEPGQLIMTGPNLPQNWISEIAPGEIVPTRNLVIQFPEKLIQDCIASLPEMEALGPLLKRSSRGLLFDPAAGVEVQPLMEQLIEAQGMKRLALFWEILDILARAPEPEVLASLSYELDLPSINDCGINRAIAHLRDHLTDDIDERELADLVGQSPSSFSRAFKRHTGTTLVRYKNQLRVDLACLMLLTQPEVKVAEVCFEIGFSNISNFNRHFLKQKGMSPSQFRTTFAANGELMAAE from the coding sequence ATGCAGCCGGATCTCGAACTGGTTCATATCCGCAAGGGCGAGTCCTTTGCCGCGTGGAAGCACGGATACCCGTTTCGCACGGTGCGCTGGCATTATCACCCCGAATATGAGATCCATCTGGTCGTTGCGACGTCCGGGCAATTTTATATCGGCGACCACATCGGTCGGTTCGAGCCCGGCCAGTTGATCATGACCGGCCCCAATCTTCCCCAGAACTGGATTTCCGAGATCGCACCGGGCGAGATCGTTCCGACGCGCAATCTGGTCATCCAGTTTCCCGAAAAACTAATTCAGGATTGCATCGCCAGCTTGCCCGAGATGGAGGCGCTCGGACCGCTCCTGAAACGCAGTAGTCGCGGACTGCTGTTCGATCCGGCTGCTGGCGTGGAAGTGCAGCCGTTGATGGAGCAACTGATCGAAGCGCAGGGTATGAAGCGGCTGGCGCTATTCTGGGAGATCCTCGACATCCTCGCCCGTGCCCCCGAACCGGAAGTGCTTGCCAGCCTGAGCTATGAACTCGACCTCCCAAGCATCAACGACTGTGGCATAAACCGCGCCATCGCCCATCTGCGGGACCACTTGACGGACGACATCGACGAGCGCGAACTGGCCGATCTCGTCGGACAGAGCCCCAGTTCTTTTTCGCGCGCTTTCAAACGCCACACCGGCACGACGCTGGTGCGCTACAAAAACCAGCTGCGCGTGGATCTCGCCTGCCTGATGCTGCTGACGCAGCCGGAGGTGAAGGTCGCCGAGGTCTGCTTCGAGATCGGCTTCTCGAACATATCCAATTTCAACCGGCATTTCCTGAAGCAGAAGGGAATGTCGCCATCGCAATTCCGCACGACGTTTGCTGCCAACGGAGAGCTGATGGCGGCGGAGTAA
- a CDS encoding ABC transporter substrate-binding protein, with amino-acid sequence MKKTLIALSIATLAMATAPAMAQEAKLKIGMTFQELNNPYFVSMQEALKEAAKSIGADVVVTDANHDVAKQISDIEDMLEQKIDILLINPTDSAGVESAVKMAKDANVIVVAVDANANGPVDTFVGSKNKDAGYQSCQFLAKSLNGTGEVAILDGIAVVPILQRVEGCKQALAEFSGIKLVDTQNGRQDRSVALGVVENMIQSHPNLKGIFSVNDGGAMGALSAIQGSNKDIKLTSVDGAPEAVKAIADGTAFIETTAQFPRDQVRVGLAMALAQKWGARVVPKEVPIDVKPVTKENAAGFSW; translated from the coding sequence ATGAAGAAGACTTTGATCGCGCTATCGATTGCGACCTTGGCAATGGCCACCGCGCCAGCCATGGCGCAGGAAGCCAAGCTCAAGATCGGCATGACGTTTCAGGAGTTGAACAACCCCTACTTCGTGTCGATGCAGGAGGCTCTCAAGGAAGCCGCGAAAAGCATTGGCGCCGATGTTGTCGTCACCGATGCCAACCATGACGTCGCCAAGCAGATTTCCGATATCGAGGACATGCTGGAGCAGAAGATCGACATCCTGCTGATCAACCCCACCGATTCCGCCGGCGTCGAATCCGCGGTTAAGATGGCCAAGGATGCGAACGTCATCGTCGTCGCCGTCGATGCCAATGCCAACGGCCCGGTCGACACCTTCGTCGGCTCGAAGAACAAGGACGCCGGCTACCAGTCTTGCCAGTTCTTGGCCAAGTCCCTGAATGGCACCGGAGAAGTTGCCATTCTCGACGGCATTGCCGTCGTGCCGATCCTGCAGCGCGTCGAAGGCTGCAAGCAGGCGCTCGCCGAATTCAGCGGCATCAAGCTGGTCGACACGCAGAACGGTCGCCAGGATCGCTCGGTTGCGCTCGGCGTCGTCGAGAACATGATCCAGTCGCATCCTAACCTAAAGGGCATCTTTTCGGTCAACGACGGTGGTGCGATGGGCGCGCTCTCGGCCATCCAGGGATCCAACAAGGACATCAAGCTGACCTCCGTCGACGGCGCTCCGGAAGCGGTCAAGGCGATTGCCGACGGCACGGCCTTCATCGAGACGACGGCGCAATTCCCGCGTGACCAGGTGCGTGTCGGTCTTGCCATGGCGCTCGCCCAGAAGTGGGGAGCCCGCGTCGTGCCGAAGGAAGTTCCGATCGACGTGAAGCCTGTGACCAAGGAAAATGCTGCCGGCTTCAGCTGGTAA
- a CDS encoding sugar ABC transporter ATP-binding protein: MLELKGIKKSFGRIAVLHGVDLTVRAGEIHALLGENGAGKSTLTKVLCGILQPSEGEIFIDGERHRFADYNEAIDNGIGVVFQEFSLIPYLDAVDNMFLARELRSAVGLLKRGVMRKRAAEILAQLGIDIPLNVPVRTLSVAEQQFVEIAKALALNARILVLDEPTATLTPSEVEHLFRVMRGLRQQGVAIVFISHHLEEIFEICDRITVLRDGEYVTSCDVSEVDQHRLVELMVGRRIENSFPPKPVMTTNPPVVLDVKAVQLARGGPISSFQLRSGEILGFAGLVGSGRTETALAMIGAHRATRCELSLDGVERRFTDPAEALASGIGLLPESRKEQGLITSFSILHNVSLNNYGKYLFGHFFIDRRRELEDTVSAMAQVQVKAQGPMARVDTLSGGNQQKVVIARWLNHNMKVLIFDEPTRGIDVGAKTEIYQLMREFTARGYSIIMISSELPEVIGMSDRVCVFRSGGIVATVEGSAINAEEIMIHATTGRIKDVA; encoded by the coding sequence ATGCTGGAATTGAAGGGTATCAAGAAGAGCTTCGGCAGGATTGCGGTCCTGCACGGGGTCGACCTGACCGTTCGCGCAGGTGAAATCCATGCTCTCCTCGGCGAGAACGGTGCGGGTAAGTCGACACTGACAAAGGTGCTGTGCGGCATCCTGCAACCGAGCGAGGGGGAAATCTTCATCGATGGCGAGCGTCACCGCTTTGCCGATTACAACGAGGCGATCGACAACGGTATCGGCGTGGTGTTCCAGGAGTTCTCGCTGATCCCCTATCTCGATGCTGTCGATAACATGTTTCTTGCCCGCGAGCTGCGTAGCGCCGTCGGCCTGTTGAAGCGCGGCGTCATGCGCAAGCGCGCGGCCGAAATCCTCGCTCAACTCGGCATCGATATACCCCTCAATGTGCCGGTCCGTACTCTTTCCGTTGCCGAGCAGCAGTTCGTCGAGATCGCCAAAGCTCTGGCGCTGAATGCCCGGATACTGGTGCTGGACGAGCCGACAGCAACGCTGACGCCATCCGAGGTCGAGCATCTCTTCAGGGTAATGAGGGGTCTTCGGCAGCAGGGCGTCGCCATCGTTTTCATCTCGCACCACCTCGAAGAGATTTTCGAGATCTGCGACCGCATCACGGTGCTCCGCGACGGGGAATATGTCACCTCCTGCGATGTCAGCGAGGTCGACCAGCATCGTCTCGTCGAATTGATGGTCGGCCGGCGAATTGAAAACAGCTTTCCGCCGAAACCTGTAATGACTACAAACCCTCCGGTCGTCCTCGACGTCAAGGCGGTACAATTGGCGCGGGGAGGGCCGATATCCAGTTTCCAGCTGCGTTCAGGCGAAATTCTCGGTTTTGCCGGGCTGGTCGGCTCCGGTCGGACTGAAACGGCGCTGGCGATGATCGGTGCCCACCGCGCCACCCGCTGCGAGCTGTCGCTCGATGGCGTCGAGAGACGGTTTACCGATCCAGCGGAGGCGCTTGCAAGCGGCATAGGGCTGCTGCCCGAAAGCAGAAAGGAACAGGGGCTGATCACCAGCTTCTCCATCCTCCATAACGTTTCGCTGAATAACTACGGCAAATATCTATTCGGGCATTTCTTCATCGATCGCCGTCGCGAGCTCGAGGATACCGTCTCCGCGATGGCGCAGGTGCAGGTCAAGGCGCAGGGGCCGATGGCGCGTGTCGATACGCTTTCCGGCGGCAATCAGCAGAAGGTGGTCATCGCCCGCTGGCTTAATCACAACATGAAGGTGCTCATCTTCGACGAGCCGACACGCGGCATCGATGTGGGCGCCAAGACAGAAATCTACCAGCTGATGCGCGAGTTCACCGCGCGCGGATATTCCATCATCATGATCTCCTCCGAACTGCCGGAAGTCATCGGCATGTCCGACAGGGTGTGTGTTTTTCGGTCAGGCGGCATCGTCGCGACAGTCGAAGGCTCAGCCATCAATGCCGAAGAGATCATGATCCACGCTACCACCGGGAGGATAAAAGATGTCGCATGA